The following coding sequences lie in one Maribacter forsetii DSM 18668 genomic window:
- a CDS encoding ABC transporter ATP-binding protein, with amino-acid sequence MIQIKDLHKSYKMGKNSLHVLKGINFNVEEGELVAIMGSSGSGKSTLLNILGMLDSSDSGEYILDNVPIKDLNETKAARYRNKFLGFVFQSFNLINYKSAAENVALPLYYQKVPRKERQEKALKYLEQVGLKEWAGHLPSELSGGQKQRVAIARALAAEPKVLLADEPTGALDSKTSYEVMDLIQKINDAGNTILIVTHEPDIADMCKRIVHLKDGVIIEDKKIEQVRAEQYV; translated from the coding sequence ATGATTCAAATTAAAGATCTTCACAAGTCCTATAAAATGGGCAAGAATTCACTTCACGTTCTTAAAGGAATAAATTTTAATGTTGAAGAAGGTGAGCTAGTAGCTATCATGGGTTCTTCTGGTTCTGGTAAATCTACCTTATTGAATATTTTAGGAATGTTGGATAGCTCTGATTCCGGAGAATATATATTAGATAATGTTCCTATAAAGGATTTAAACGAAACTAAAGCTGCTAGATATAGAAACAAGTTTTTAGGTTTTGTTTTTCAATCGTTCAATCTTATCAATTATAAGAGTGCAGCAGAGAATGTGGCCTTACCGTTATACTATCAAAAAGTACCAAGAAAAGAACGTCAAGAAAAAGCCTTAAAATATTTAGAACAAGTTGGTCTTAAAGAATGGGCCGGTCATTTACCTAGTGAACTTTCTGGTGGTCAAAAACAACGTGTTGCTATTGCAAGAGCCTTAGCTGCTGAACCTAAAGTATTGCTTGCCGATGAGCCTACAGGTGCATTGGATAGTAAAACATCTTACGAGGTGATGGACTTGATACAGAAAATTAACGATGCGGGGAATACCATATTGATCGTTACACACGAGCCTGATATTGCAGATATGTGTAAGCGTATTGTGCATTTGAAGGATGGGGTTATCATAGAGGACAAGAAAATAGAACAAGTAAGAGCCGAGCAATATGTTTGA
- a CDS encoding ABC transporter permease has translation MFDRDIWQEIYHSISNNKLRTFLTGFSVGWGIFILVLLLASVKGMQNGFTLQFSDDATNSIFVRTGTTSLAYGGFEAGRRIQMTNDDVEYIKRSFPNDVEYISPRVYQNTSARYKSETGSYNIQAVHPNHQAIEKTIVNKGRFINTNDLMNASKVAVIGRKVEEDLFKNEDAIGKFVEFNGLPFRVIGTFTDDGDDNAERNIYAPTTTYQKMYGQTDHIDQIALTYNPNYDLTEALAFSDRLENVFRRRFKIAPKDQSGIRIFNYAEVFEDISNFTGGLDIAVIIVGLLILLSGIVGIGNIMVFIIKERTKEIGVRKALGAEPWSIIKLVLFESVFITALSGFIGLGIATGLLAAIGPSIKTGAFANPSVSMSMVVTATIILIVAGVLAGLIPAMKAARVKPIVALSDK, from the coding sequence ATGTTTGATAGAGACATTTGGCAAGAAATATACCATAGTATAAGCAACAACAAGCTTAGAACTTTCCTTACCGGGTTTTCGGTAGGTTGGGGTATTTTCATTTTGGTATTGCTTTTGGCTTCTGTAAAGGGAATGCAAAACGGATTCACGCTTCAATTTAGTGATGACGCTACCAACTCCATTTTTGTAAGAACAGGTACAACTTCTTTGGCTTATGGCGGATTTGAAGCTGGACGCAGAATTCAAATGACGAATGACGATGTTGAATACATTAAAAGAAGTTTTCCTAATGATGTAGAATATATAAGTCCTAGGGTATATCAAAATACATCGGCACGTTATAAGAGCGAAACGGGTAGTTACAATATACAGGCTGTTCATCCGAATCACCAGGCTATTGAAAAGACCATTGTAAATAAGGGTAGGTTCATCAATACCAACGATTTAATGAATGCCTCTAAAGTTGCTGTTATCGGCAGAAAAGTAGAGGAAGATTTATTTAAGAACGAAGATGCTATTGGCAAGTTCGTTGAGTTCAACGGGTTACCTTTTAGGGTCATTGGTACGTTTACCGATGATGGTGATGATAATGCAGAGCGAAACATTTATGCACCTACCACTACATATCAAAAAATGTATGGGCAAACGGATCATATTGACCAGATTGCTTTAACCTATAATCCTAATTACGATTTAACAGAGGCGCTTGCTTTTTCAGATCGATTGGAAAATGTTTTTAGAAGACGTTTTAAAATTGCTCCAAAAGACCAATCGGGAATTAGAATCTTTAACTACGCAGAGGTTTTTGAAGACATCAGCAACTTTACAGGTGGTTTGGATATCGCGGTAATTATAGTGGGACTCCTAATATTACTATCTGGTATTGTAGGTATCGGTAATATTATGGTGTTTATCATAAAAGAGCGTACTAAAGAAATTGGTGTACGTAAAGCCTTGGGTGCCGAGCCGTGGTCAATCATAAAATTAGTGTTGTTCGAATCTGTTTTTATAACGGCCTTATCCGGATTTATAGGATTAGGAATTGCAACCGGATTATTGGCGGCCATTGGCCCAAGTATTAAAACAGGTGCATTTGCCAATCCGTCCGTTAGTATGTCAATGGTTGTGACCGCAACTATAATATTGATAGTTGCAGGAGTTTTAGCAGGATTGATTCCTGCAATGAAAGCGGCAAGAGTAAAACCAATTGTAGCATTAAGCGATAAATAA
- a CDS encoding ABC transporter permease has protein sequence MWIFDRDLWSEIFATLGKNLFRTFLTMLGVIIAMIILVLLLGGANGMSNGFQKIFAGTASNSLFVWSQSTSEPYKGFERGRRIQFKLEDATILKEQIPEIEVLAPRIELGSHRGVVTVYRNGLTSGSAVYGDYPNVDEIMKKKLVEGRFLNENDMTESKKVCVIGEETYKLLFEKGETAIGEDVRINGVFFNIVGIYKPNQNINIDGENSVYIPFSTFQKAFGSGDRMGWMAISVQSDTKVPVVESQIKRLLKNKYDINPTDERAIGSFDMSEVFNNVSAFTGVLQGVSFFVGILTLLAGVIAISNILLITVKERTKEIGIRRALGATPKVVKRQIVLESIVITVFAGFVGFAIAIGFLAIANNMIGENSDVPFYNLMISIPQFLGSFILMVGLSVLIGLIPANRAIRIKPIDALREE, from the coding sequence ATGTGGATATTTGATAGAGATTTATGGTCAGAGATTTTTGCCACATTAGGTAAGAACTTGTTTCGCACATTCTTAACCATGTTAGGGGTTATCATCGCTATGATAATTCTTGTATTGCTTTTAGGTGGTGCAAACGGAATGAGTAATGGTTTTCAAAAAATATTTGCAGGTACCGCATCTAACAGTCTATTTGTTTGGAGTCAAAGTACATCAGAGCCTTATAAAGGATTTGAAAGAGGACGTAGAATTCAATTTAAATTGGAAGATGCTACCATTTTAAAAGAACAGATTCCAGAAATAGAAGTTCTTGCCCCAAGAATAGAACTTGGTAGTCATAGGGGCGTGGTTACCGTATATAGAAATGGTTTAACCAGTGGATCGGCAGTTTATGGTGATTATCCGAATGTGGATGAAATCATGAAGAAGAAACTAGTAGAAGGTAGATTTCTAAATGAAAATGACATGACCGAGTCTAAAAAGGTGTGTGTTATTGGAGAAGAAACGTATAAACTTCTATTTGAAAAAGGCGAAACTGCGATAGGGGAAGATGTTCGTATTAACGGAGTGTTCTTTAATATCGTTGGAATATATAAGCCAAATCAAAACATAAATATTGACGGAGAGAATTCAGTGTATATACCGTTTTCAACATTCCAAAAAGCATTTGGTTCTGGAGATAGAATGGGATGGATGGCAATCTCGGTCCAGTCAGATACCAAAGTACCTGTAGTGGAAAGTCAGATAAAACGTTTGTTGAAGAATAAATATGATATCAACCCAACAGACGAACGCGCCATTGGTAGTTTCGACATGTCTGAAGTGTTTAATAATGTATCGGCATTTACAGGTGTTTTACAAGGCGTCTCTTTCTTCGTAGGAATTTTGACCTTACTGGCAGGTGTCATTGCTATTAGTAATATTCTTTTAATTACCGTAAAAGAGCGTACCAAGGAAATAGGAATTAGACGCGCCTTGGGTGCAACCCCCAAAGTAGTAAAAAGACAAATTGTACTGGAGTCTATCGTAATTACGGTATTTGCGGGCTTTGTCGGTTTTGCAATCGCAATCGGGTTTCTAGCGATTGCGAATAATATGATCGGCGAGAATAGTGATGTTCCCTTTTATAACCTTATGATCAGCATACCACAATTTTTAGGTTCCTTTATTTTAATGGTAGGTCTTAGTGTTTTAATAGGATTGATACCTGCGAATAGAGCCATTAGAATAAAACCAATAGACGCTTTAAGAGAAGAGTAA
- a CDS encoding efflux RND transporter periplasmic adaptor subunit, with product MNKYVKYVLIGLVVFGILAAVVYFMKKNSTPLKTYETETVEKRDITNKVVVTGKVIPQDEIEIKPQISGIIQKVYLEEGVQVKAGDLIATIKVVPNEQSLNQARGRVNNAKISLSNTKIEYDRNKTLFDKGVISSQDFNALQLRFDQATQELQNAQADYQIIRVGSAGGSSSANTNIRATVTGTLLEIPVEVGDQVIESNNFNDGTTIAFIADMSKMIFEGEVDEAEVGKLKVGMPLEISMGALQDEKFNAKLKFIAPKGVEEEGAVQFKIEGDLVVSDSTNIRAGYSANAAIVLEEKKDVLSIKEALLQFDKETNKPYVEVETGDNEFEKRELELGVSDGIDVEIVSGIDEDSKIKIWNKLEAKSEDNGPNED from the coding sequence ATGAACAAGTATGTAAAGTACGTATTAATAGGATTAGTAGTTTTTGGAATACTGGCTGCAGTAGTCTATTTCATGAAAAAGAACAGCACTCCTTTAAAAACATATGAAACGGAGACCGTTGAAAAAAGAGATATTACCAACAAGGTTGTTGTTACCGGTAAGGTAATACCACAAGATGAAATTGAGATCAAACCTCAAATTTCTGGTATCATTCAAAAAGTATATTTAGAAGAAGGTGTTCAAGTTAAAGCTGGTGATCTAATTGCTACGATAAAAGTTGTACCTAATGAACAGTCTTTAAATCAGGCTCGTGGTAGAGTAAACAATGCCAAAATTTCTTTAAGTAATACGAAGATTGAATACGACCGAAATAAAACACTATTTGATAAAGGGGTGATTTCTAGTCAAGATTTCAATGCGTTACAATTACGTTTTGATCAGGCTACGCAAGAACTGCAAAATGCTCAGGCAGACTATCAGATAATTAGAGTAGGTTCGGCAGGTGGCTCATCTAGTGCAAATACCAATATTAGGGCTACGGTAACTGGTACTTTATTAGAAATCCCAGTAGAGGTAGGTGATCAGGTTATTGAAAGTAATAATTTCAATGACGGTACTACGATCGCATTTATTGCAGATATGTCTAAAATGATTTTTGAAGGCGAAGTTGATGAAGCTGAAGTGGGGAAACTTAAAGTAGGCATGCCATTAGAAATTAGCATGGGTGCTTTACAAGATGAAAAATTCAATGCTAAATTAAAGTTCATTGCTCCTAAAGGCGTGGAAGAAGAAGGTGCCGTTCAGTTTAAGATTGAAGGTGATTTGGTAGTGTCTGATAGTACTAATATTAGAGCTGGTTATAGCGCAAACGCTGCAATTGTCTTAGAAGAAAAGAAAGATGTGCTTTCTATTAAAGAAGCATTGTTGCAGTTTGATAAAGAAACCAATAAGCCATACGTTGAGGTAGAGACAGGTGATAACGAATTTGAAAAAAGAGAACTTGAGCTTGGTGTAAGTGATGGTATCGACGTAGAAATTGTTTCTGGTATCGATGAAGATTCTAAAATAAAAATCTGGAACAAGTTAGAAGCTAAGAGTGAAGATAATGGTCCTAATGAGGATTAA
- a CDS encoding TolC family protein, producing the protein MKVKITGLLLLCSVVMGMAQQKKWTLEECVAYAVENNLTVEQYELDLENAKIDKSDAVGALLPSLNSTISASANTGLALDPTTNNLVSATIFSASGSMTSSVTLFDGLQNYNRIERAKLSAISNQYRLDDIKDDIKLNVANAYLQVLSNKESLKVFKAQLAVTEQDLGRTKELVESGVVARGDLLEIEATAAGQEQQIINSQNLILISKLNLAQLLSITDYENFEVAEEEFDIPPSKILDNSAKIIFDTALTFRNDIKFALSGVELAQKDLEIAKGTKYPTVAAFINYNTRYSDQNNDPFTGEKIPFKDQLYINDGISYGAQMNIPIFNGWSVRNNIKRSQISVDMAQIEFERTKLQLETDVNQAYVDVTSFYKAYEAAQKTLEARSLAYQYSKEKFDVGLMNSFDFSQAQSRVDNAEADVIRTKYDYIFRLKILEFYFGIPISLE; encoded by the coding sequence ATGAAAGTAAAAATCACAGGATTACTACTATTATGTTCTGTTGTAATGGGCATGGCGCAGCAAAAGAAATGGACTTTAGAAGAGTGCGTTGCATATGCAGTAGAAAATAACCTTACCGTTGAGCAATATGAATTGGATTTAGAGAACGCTAAAATTGATAAATCTGATGCTGTTGGTGCATTGTTGCCTAGTTTAAACAGTACTATAAGTGCTTCAGCTAACACAGGTCTTGCGTTAGATCCAACGACCAATAATTTAGTTTCTGCAACTATATTTTCAGCATCTGGTAGTATGACATCTTCGGTGACCCTATTTGATGGTTTACAAAATTATAACCGTATTGAAAGGGCTAAATTAAGTGCAATATCAAATCAATATCGTTTAGATGATATAAAAGATGATATAAAACTGAATGTAGCGAATGCTTATTTGCAAGTATTATCGAATAAAGAGTCTCTAAAAGTTTTTAAGGCTCAATTAGCAGTAACCGAACAGGATTTAGGAAGAACTAAAGAGCTCGTAGAGTCAGGGGTGGTAGCACGTGGTGATTTATTGGAAATAGAAGCTACAGCTGCAGGTCAAGAACAACAAATTATAAATTCTCAAAATTTAATATTGATTTCTAAGCTTAATTTGGCACAATTACTTAGTATCACTGATTACGAGAATTTTGAAGTAGCTGAAGAAGAATTCGATATTCCTCCTTCAAAAATTTTGGATAATTCTGCAAAGATTATTTTTGATACTGCATTGACATTTAGAAACGATATTAAGTTTGCTTTGTCTGGAGTTGAATTGGCCCAAAAAGATTTAGAGATAGCCAAGGGGACCAAGTATCCCACAGTTGCGGCTTTTATTAATTATAATACCAGATATTCTGATCAGAATAATGACCCTTTTACTGGCGAAAAAATACCTTTTAAAGATCAGTTATATATCAATGACGGTATTTCTTATGGCGCGCAAATGAACATTCCAATATTTAATGGTTGGAGCGTTAGAAATAATATCAAAAGGTCGCAAATAAGTGTTGATATGGCTCAGATTGAATTTGAAAGAACTAAACTGCAATTGGAAACAGATGTAAACCAGGCGTATGTAGATGTTACTAGTTTTTACAAGGCATATGAAGCTGCTCAAAAAACATTGGAAGCAAGAAGTCTTGCGTATCAATATTCAAAGGAGAAATTTGATGTGGGATTAATGAATTCGTTCGATTTTAGTCAGGCGCAATCTAGAGTTGATAATGCAGAAGCTGATGTTATTAGAACAAAATACGATTACATTTTCAGATTAAAAATATTAGAATTCTATTTTGGTATTCCTATTTCGTTAGAGTAG
- the tsaB gene encoding tRNA (adenosine(37)-N6)-threonylcarbamoyltransferase complex dimerization subunit type 1 TsaB, protein MGILLNLETSSTNCSVCVAKDGEILAIRELNSANYSHAEKLHIFIEEVMQKASLKMEDLEAIAVSKGPGSYTGLRIGVSAAKGLSYALGIPLISVSTLKSMASQVEIKEGEVLIPVLDARRMEVYSSVFDGHGNEIRETKAEVIDENSFHEYINEKHIHFLGSGAEKIKELFALESITYHCEVVPSAKEMASISSDKFNASDFEDVAYFEPYYLKDFVLQTKKVKS, encoded by the coding sequence ATGGGCATACTATTAAATCTAGAAACTTCATCAACAAATTGTTCGGTCTGTGTTGCAAAAGACGGAGAAATTCTTGCAATTAGGGAATTGAATTCTGCAAACTATTCACATGCAGAGAAACTACATATTTTTATTGAAGAGGTAATGCAGAAAGCTTCTTTGAAAATGGAAGATTTAGAAGCTATAGCGGTCAGTAAAGGTCCGGGTTCTTATACGGGACTCCGAATTGGAGTTTCGGCGGCAAAAGGGCTTAGTTATGCTTTAGGCATTCCGTTAATATCTGTTTCTACTTTAAAAAGCATGGCATCACAAGTAGAAATCAAAGAGGGTGAAGTGCTGATTCCTGTATTAGATGCAAGGCGTATGGAGGTGTATTCTTCGGTTTTTGATGGGCATGGTAATGAAATAAGAGAAACGAAAGCTGAAGTTATAGATGAAAATTCCTTTCATGAATATATCAATGAAAAACATATTCACTTTTTAGGTAGTGGAGCAGAGAAGATAAAAGAATTGTTTGCATTAGAATCTATAACCTACCATTGTGAAGTAGTTCCTTCTGCTAAAGAAATGGCTTCTATTTCATCAGATAAGTTTAATGCTTCTGATTTTGAAGATGTTGCCTATTTTGAGCCGTATTATCTAAAAGATTTTGTGCTTCAAACCAAGAAAGTAAAATCGTAA